From a region of the Desulfovibrio desulfuricans genome:
- a CDS encoding HAMP domain-containing sensor histidine kinase, producing the protein MRKNKPFRRLFTAYFVVITGITVVVFIFFGLHIIDRFFSYYVDKVHEETQHMLVMQVAMHYKMYGSWNGYDGSETGAAAKLSGDYFTITDLAGNTVYTSEKGVERCCANPNHKYTRVRLPITVDGKTVGELTAGYFSNHISSPEADAFRGGGIWLVVLSIICISVVGAAISMLFFYRLSKPIRQIAVAAKDISTGHLQTRIAIKGNVAEMHEIADSINALGESLLNQEKFRQELIVSLSHELRTPLQILLSQLEAMLDGIYEADRERLEAMRAEVARTGELLNELEDRLIYENDAFDLNITQVNVSDLAHRVAIGHEGGFAQKKLDFIYNIEPDVIIEADSVRLAQVLINLLSNSIKYTQAGGASLSLKREGRNVVIEITDSGEGMDEETAKNIINRSSQAFKAVNSKGVGLYIAKLIVDKHGWALDIESHKGRGTTVRIIM; encoded by the coding sequence ATGCGTAAAAACAAGCCATTCCGCAGACTCTTCACGGCCTATTTTGTGGTGATAACGGGCATCACCGTGGTTGTATTCATCTTTTTCGGCCTACATATCATCGACCGCTTCTTTTCCTATTACGTGGACAAGGTGCATGAAGAGACCCAGCACATGCTGGTCATGCAGGTGGCCATGCACTACAAGATGTATGGTAGTTGGAACGGCTATGACGGCAGCGAGACCGGGGCCGCAGCCAAACTCTCCGGCGATTATTTTACCATAACCGACCTGGCCGGAAACACTGTTTACACCAGTGAAAAAGGCGTGGAGCGCTGTTGCGCCAACCCCAACCACAAGTACACGCGGGTCAGGCTGCCCATAACGGTTGACGGCAAAACAGTTGGCGAACTTACGGCCGGCTATTTCAGCAACCACATCAGTTCACCCGAAGCCGATGCATTCCGGGGCGGCGGCATTTGGCTGGTGGTGCTTTCAATAATCTGCATCAGCGTGGTGGGCGCGGCCATCTCCATGCTGTTCTTTTACCGGCTCTCCAAGCCAATCCGGCAAATTGCCGTGGCGGCCAAGGATATTTCGACCGGGCACTTGCAAACCCGTATAGCCATCAAGGGCAATGTGGCCGAAATGCACGAGATCGCGGATTCCATCAACGCCCTTGGCGAATCGCTGCTTAACCAGGAAAAATTCCGGCAGGAGCTAATCGTCAGCCTTTCGCACGAACTGCGCACGCCACTGCAAATTTTGCTTAGCCAGCTTGAAGCCATGCTCGACGGCATCTACGAGGCGGACAGGGAACGGCTTGAGGCAATGCGCGCCGAAGTTGCCCGCACCGGCGAGTTGCTTAACGAGCTTGAAGACCGCCTGATTTACGAAAACGACGCCTTTGATCTGAACATTACCCAGGTAAACGTTTCCGATCTGGCCCACAGGGTCGCCATCGGCCACGAGGGCGGCTTCGCGCAAAAAAAACTGGATTTTATCTACAATATTGAGCCGGACGTGATTATCGAGGCAGACTCGGTACGTCTGGCCCAGGTGCTGATTAACCTGCTTTCCAACTCCATCAAGTACACACAGGCTGGCGGGGCCAGCCTAAGCCTCAAACGCGAGGGCCGGAACGTCGTAATCGAAATAACTGACAGTGGCGAGGGCATGGATGAAGAAACGGCAAAGAATATCATCAACCGTTCCAGTCAGGCTTTCAAGGCGGTAAACAGCAAGGGCGTTGGCCTTTATATCGCCAAGCTCATCGTGGACAAACACGGCTGGGCGCTCGACATTGAGAGCCATAAAGGCCGAGGAACCACGGTCAGAATAATCATGTAA
- a CDS encoding IS1595 family transposase codes for MYERRSRLNYRQQAELIKFFVAGATARAAGEMAGVNRNTATSYFMRLRRLIASHLPSYRLSGEIEADESYFGGVRKGKRGRGAAGKIAVFGLLKRNGRVYTAIIPDARTETLLPIIKEQVEPDSIVYTDTFSAYNALDINGFHHHRINHSQKFAEQHNHINGIENFWNQAKRHLRRFNGIKPEHFYWFLKECEWRFNGGNHKQLLTQLTYWVKQAKH; via the coding sequence ATGTATGAAAGACGCAGCAGACTAAATTATCGGCAACAGGCCGAACTCATAAAATTTTTTGTGGCTGGTGCCACGGCAAGGGCTGCCGGAGAAATGGCAGGAGTAAACCGTAACACAGCCACATCCTATTTCATGCGTTTGCGACGTCTCATTGCTTCGCATCTCCCCAGTTATCGACTGTCCGGTGAAATAGAAGCCGATGAAAGTTACTTTGGAGGTGTAAGAAAAGGTAAAAGAGGACGGGGAGCTGCCGGAAAAATAGCTGTTTTTGGTTTACTGAAGAGAAACGGCAGAGTTTACACGGCAATCATTCCTGATGCCCGCACTGAAACACTTCTCCCCATCATCAAAGAACAGGTGGAACCCGACAGTATAGTCTATACGGATACATTTTCAGCTTACAATGCCCTGGATATCAACGGATTCCATCATCATCGCATCAATCATTCCCAGAAGTTTGCGGAACAGCATAATCATATCAATGGAATAGAAAATTTTTGGAATCAGGCCAAAAGGCACTTGCGTCGCTTTAACGGTATCAAGCCTGAACACTTTTACTGGTTCCTCAAGGAATGCGAATGGCGTTTCAATGGAGGCAATCATAAACAGCTCCTAACTCAGCTAACTTATTGGGTAAAACAAGCAAAACATTAG
- the msrA gene encoding peptide-methionine (S)-S-oxide reductase MsrA — MKKNILMLAAVILGSGFFGVSAQATEPLKDAYFAGGCFWGVEEYFSRIPGVLDVTSGYANGNTEKPTYREVCSGKTGYAEAVHVSYDPAKVSLETLTKQFFKIINPISVNKQGNDLGSQYRTGLYYADEADKPVLEKVWKEIQGKYSQPLAVELLPLKNYYPAEEYHQDYLKKNPGGYCHISFDSLKDIPASDRDSLDASNYSKPPAEELKKLLSPEQYNVTQKNGTERAFSGRYLDNEEPGIYVDVVTGEPLFSSADKFYSRCGWPSFTKPISPVVVTEHKDRSFGMLRTEVRSRVGDSHLGHVFDDGPKDRGGLRYCINSLAIRFIHYDDMDKEGYGDLKSAVK, encoded by the coding sequence ATGAAAAAAAATATACTCATGCTGGCTGCGGTCATACTCGGCTCAGGCTTTTTTGGCGTAAGCGCCCAAGCAACTGAACCCCTAAAAGATGCCTATTTCGCAGGTGGCTGTTTCTGGGGTGTGGAAGAATATTTTTCGCGTATTCCGGGTGTGCTTGACGTCACCTCCGGCTACGCCAACGGGAATACTGAAAAACCAACTTACAGGGAAGTCTGCTCGGGAAAAACCGGCTATGCCGAGGCCGTGCACGTCAGCTACGACCCGGCCAAAGTAAGCCTGGAAACATTGACCAAGCAGTTTTTCAAGATCATCAACCCCATCAGTGTGAACAAGCAGGGCAACGACCTGGGCAGCCAGTACCGAACCGGCCTGTATTACGCCGATGAAGCCGACAAGCCGGTTCTGGAAAAGGTCTGGAAAGAGATACAGGGCAAATATTCGCAGCCTCTGGCTGTGGAGCTTCTACCCCTGAAAAATTACTATCCGGCCGAGGAATACCATCAGGATTACCTGAAAAAGAACCCAGGCGGCTATTGCCATATCAGCTTTGACAGTCTCAAAGATATTCCTGCAAGCGACAGAGACTCGCTGGACGCAAGCAACTACTCTAAGCCGCCGGCCGAAGAGCTGAAAAAGCTGCTCAGCCCGGAACAATACAATGTAACCCAGAAAAACGGCACTGAACGGGCCTTTTCAGGCCGGTATTTGGATAATGAAGAGCCGGGCATATATGTTGACGTGGTAACCGGCGAGCCCCTATTTTCTTCCGCCGACAAGTTTTACTCCCGCTGCGGCTGGCCCAGCTTCACCAAGCCCATCTCGCCGGTGGTGGTCACCGAGCACAAAGACAGAAGTTTCGGTATGCTGCGCACCGAAGTACGCAGCCGGGTCGGCGACTCGCATCTCGGCCATGTCTTCGACGACGGCCCGAAAGACCGTGGCGGTTTGCGCTATTGCATCAACAGTCTGGCGATACGGTTCATCCACTATGACGACATGGACAAAGAGGGGTACGGAGATTTGAAAAGCGCCGTGAAGTGA
- a CDS encoding cytochrome c biogenesis protein/redoxin, with translation MEMLTMGFVATVFAAGLLSFFSPCVLPILPVYFGYLSGGVNSAQEQDNTSLFKAFAFVAGLAASFFILGFGAGALGGLISNRWFFMACGAIIIAFGLHQTGLISIPLLEREKKLDVAFNPRKGLIGAFALGFLFSFGWTPCVGPVLGAVLGISSQQGSALTGGGLLLVYAFGLSLPFAVLALGSRSLFGRIKGIYPHFPKIKIAGGILIILMGCWMIWGQITLLRAGQNEPVSNSERHPARMQALNAAPASLDDFRGKAVCIKFWATWCPLCLAGLEDFAALSAEYAGSEDIAVISVVAPGLNGEVGKDDFTAWAKAQGLSFPIYFDENGALTKEFGIRAYPTFVYLGKDGRLFKQSVGDESNERVIKELSNLGAQER, from the coding sequence ATGGAAATGCTCACAATGGGATTTGTAGCCACGGTGTTTGCCGCTGGCCTTCTATCTTTCTTCTCGCCATGCGTGCTTCCGATCTTGCCGGTGTATTTCGGCTATCTTTCCGGAGGCGTTAACTCCGCACAGGAGCAAGACAACACCAGCCTTTTTAAAGCGTTTGCCTTTGTTGCGGGCCTGGCCGCTTCCTTTTTCATTCTTGGTTTCGGAGCCGGAGCTTTGGGCGGGCTCATAAGCAACAGATGGTTCTTTATGGCTTGCGGTGCAATAATCATCGCCTTCGGACTGCATCAGACCGGATTGATCAGCATCCCCCTGCTTGAACGGGAAAAAAAGCTGGATGTGGCTTTCAATCCACGCAAAGGTTTGATCGGCGCGTTTGCCCTCGGCTTTCTTTTCTCTTTCGGCTGGACGCCCTGCGTAGGGCCGGTGCTGGGGGCAGTGCTCGGCATTTCCTCACAGCAAGGCAGCGCCCTTACCGGTGGCGGGCTGCTTTTGGTCTATGCTTTCGGCCTGAGCCTGCCCTTTGCCGTGCTGGCCCTTGGCTCAAGGAGTCTGTTTGGGCGCATCAAAGGCATATATCCGCATTTTCCCAAAATAAAAATTGCCGGGGGTATCCTGATCATCCTTATGGGTTGCTGGATGATTTGGGGGCAAATCACGTTGCTGAGGGCCGGGCAGAATGAGCCAGTCTCAAACTCTGAAAGGCATCCCGCCCGCATGCAGGCCCTTAACGCCGCCCCGGCCAGCCTGGACGATTTCCGGGGCAAGGCTGTGTGTATAAAGTTCTGGGCTACCTGGTGCCCGCTCTGCTTGGCCGGTCTCGAGGATTTTGCGGCATTATCCGCCGAGTATGCCGGCTCAGAAGATATAGCCGTTATCTCCGTGGTCGCTCCCGGCCTGAACGGCGAGGTAGGCAAGGATGATTTCACTGCCTGGGCCAAGGCGCAGGGCCTGTCTTTCCCGATTTATTTCGATGAGAACGGCGCTTTAACCAAGGAATTCGGAATCAGAGCCTACCCTACTTTCGTCTATCTGGGAAAGGACGGCAGGCTGTTCAAACAAAGCGTCGGAGACGAATCCAACGAGCGCGTCATTAAGGAACTTTCAAACCTCGGCGCGCAAGAGAGGTGA
- a CDS encoding response regulator transcription factor, whose translation MYNILVVEDELKIAQTVMDYLRREGYAVLHAATIAEALKLVSSDIDLIVLDLMLPDGQGEDLCAHVVGLYNTPVIMLTSKRSEQSRINGFASGADDYLAKPFSPRELVARVKAVLKRCRPMENVIHLGKNIAIYMDKHTVSKNETEIKLTPNEYKVLLCLASNSKAVVSRDKLVEYIDSPDAMDRIVDVHIAHLRQKLEDDPKKPEIIKTVHGQGYSLGVERHA comes from the coding sequence ATGTACAATATTTTGGTAGTGGAAGACGAACTGAAAATCGCCCAAACCGTGATGGACTACCTTCGCCGCGAGGGCTACGCGGTGCTCCACGCCGCGACCATCGCCGAGGCCTTGAAACTCGTCAGTTCCGATATCGACCTCATCGTACTCGACCTGATGCTGCCCGACGGCCAGGGTGAAGACCTTTGCGCACACGTGGTCGGCCTCTACAACACGCCTGTAATCATGCTCACCTCGAAACGTAGCGAGCAATCCAGAATCAACGGTTTCGCCTCTGGGGCCGACGACTACCTGGCCAAGCCTTTCAGCCCGCGTGAGCTGGTGGCCCGGGTAAAGGCCGTGCTCAAACGCTGTCGCCCGATGGAGAACGTCATCCACTTGGGCAAAAACATTGCAATCTACATGGATAAACATACGGTCAGCAAAAACGAGACGGAAATCAAGCTGACCCCCAATGAATACAAGGTGTTGCTCTGCCTTGCCAGCAACAGCAAAGCCGTGGTCAGCCGCGACAAACTGGTGGAATACATCGATTCGCCGGATGCCATGGATCGTATTGTGGATGTGCATATTGCGCACCTACGCCAGAAGCTTGAAGACGACCCAAAAAAGCCGGAGATTATCAAAACCGTTCACGGCCAGGGCTACAGCCTGGGGGTGGAGCGCCATGCGTAA